TGACCTGGCCCGGTACAATATCTGCTGGATTGGTGATCTGGGGGTTAATTTCCAGAATGTTGTTGACCGTCGTCCCGTACCGCAGGGCAATGGAGGTCAGATTGTCCCCCAGCCGGACTGGATAGGGGAAACCTTCCTCGCCGCATCCGTCGGGGGGAAGGGGTGGCTGTTGAGGAATACAGATGATCTGTCCGGCGAAGACCAAGTTGGGGTTGGTGATCTGTGGGTTGATCTCCAGAATAGCTTCCACGGTGGTACCAAACAAGATGGCCAGCACAAACAAGGTATCTCCAGCCCGTACGGCATAGGGGAAACTGGCCTCGGGACATTCACCAGGTAGCGGTGGAGTCGCCGGTACACAGATGTGTCCAGGGAAGATGAGGTCCGGATTGGTAATCTGCGGATTAATGTTCAGAATCTGTGGCACCGTTGTGCCGTAGGTGATGGCAATCGTAAAGAGGGTGTCTCCCCGTTGGACTAGATACGCAAAGGCGTTCGGTCCACATTCCGGGGGAGCAGGCGGGGCCGTTACCCTTGCGGGTACGCAGATCACCTGGCCAGGGAAGACCACGTTGGGGTTGGTGATTTGCGGGTTAAGGGAAAGAATGGCCGAAACCGTGGTCCCGAACCGTTGGGCGATGAGGAAGAGTGTATCTCCCTGGGCGATGGGGTAACTGAAGGCATCGGCTGGACACACAGGTGGTGCTGGAGGTGTGGAGGGTACGCAGATTACTTGACCTTCGATGATTAGGTTCGGATTTGTAATCTGTGGGTTAAAGGCAAGGATTGCCGAGACGTTGGTGCCGTATCTTTGGGCAATGAAAAAGAGGGTGTCGCCCCGTTGCACTGTGTACTGGAAGGTACCGGTGGGACAAGGCCCTGGCGGGAAGGGCGGACGGGTAGGCATGCAGATTAATTCTCCGGGAAAGATCAGGTTTGGATTGATGATCTGCGGGTTTAAGGCCAGAATTGCCGAGACCGTTGTCCCATACCTTTGGGCGATGAAAAACAGTGTGTCACCCCGCATCACTGGGTAAGTGAAGGAACCAGCTGGACACGACAATGGGATCACTTCCTTCTGTGGGATGTCATTAGCTGTGCAGTATATACTATTGAAATCTGGGGGGAGTGTTCATAGGAATCCGCTCTTGATCCCGCACGAAGTCTTTCTGGAACTATGTACAAAACCAACCCGCTGGTTACCCACTGACCGTCAAAGTTT
This DNA window, taken from Bacillota bacterium, encodes the following:
- a CDS encoding LysM peptidoglycan-binding domain-containing protein, coding for MSCPAGSFTYPVMRGDTLFFIAQRYGTTVSAILALNPQIINPNLIFPGELICMPTRPPFPPGPCPTGTFQYTVQRGDTLFFIAQRYGTNVSAILAFNPQITNPNLIIEGQVICVPSTPPAPPVCPADAFSYPIAQGDTLFLIAQRFGTTVSAILSLNPQITNPNVVFPGQVICVPARVTAPPAPPECGPNAFAYLVQRGDTLFTIAITYGTTVPQILNINPQITNPDLIFPGHICVPATPPLPGECPEASFPYAVRAGDTLFVLAILFGTTVEAILEINPQITNPNLVFAGQIICIPQQPPLPPDGCGEEGFPYPVRLGDNLTSIALRYGTTVNNILEINPQITNPADIVPGQVICISTP